TTACTGGTGAAGGGCGCGTGTCGAGGTCGTAAAATTGGTAGAAGTGTCTAGGTAGTTACGCTGGCATTAATTGAACGAAGGGTTTGGTAAATTTTAAGAACGTTATGAGATCTAAGGCGCAAGGTCCTTTCAGACATTTTACATTGGGTATACCAAGatttctctatttttttctcATTCCTAAGTAATCGAGAGAAAACTATTTAAAGCGCAGTAAATAATTCAGCAGTTATCTTCTACATATAATAGTAACTATACTAATGATAAATCAGAAATGGAAATGACTTCTGCTCTCAAAGTTATCCGAAATTCTCACCAAACCCTTCAGTCTTTTCGCTCGTATTCAACGTTTGCTGGGAACACGACGAACGAGTACCAATTCGTTTTCGATCGACGACTATCGATGCACAGACACGAAAGTCGATGTAAGCCAATATACGAGCCGATCCTCTTCCCTCGCTGGTTCCAAGCAAATACTCGAGCGAAAACGCATCCTGGTAACGCGTCCCGGTTTGGCCTGGCTGCGATCGCAATAATAGACACCAGCGACGGGTGAATTTCTCGTTTACGACCTCGCCGGATCTCTTCCGTCAACTGTGCAAGGTGAGAGAGGAAAGTGAAAGCCGGGGTCGAGCATGGAAAAGCGGGCGATTAGCGCGTAGAGGCGCCTCCGCGACTGGCTGACCTTTTCGTTCGCTAAATTTGGCACCGCGGAAGGGGCTGTTGCACCTCGAGCAGACTTTGTAGAACGCGCCGCGCGGACCCGGGATGCTTGGCGCGTCTGTTTGCGTCTCTCGCACGGGCCTCTGTCAATCGAACGGCCGTACGAGCGAATTCCTCGTGGGAGGAAAGTCATGGTCGCCGGGAATTGGTCTCGCTGGCCTGGGTGGGGTTTACGGCTTGGATAAATGGGCTGTAGGATTGAGGACGAGGGCTGGGAGCGATCAGCGCGACGTGATTCGGATTCGGAATTGGGTCTCgtacttaatttttttttttctcgagaCAGAGAGAAGGAATTTTGAAATCGCGTTTGAGACAGGTGGTCGCAGAGTAAGAAGAAATAGCTGATAATTAAAAATTCGTGCACGCGAGAAGTATAGATTGACGTTCGCGTGATCCATCGAGGCAATTTTTAACTAAACTCTAAGCTTTATTTCTGTTGGACCAAATTTGTATAGTTGCgtaaaattattaataacaataGGAAATTTAATATACTTGGACCTCGATTAATCAGAGCGTAAATGCCGAAACAAATACAACAGCGTGTGCCAATGCTTTTGTGGCCAATCCATATGTCAGAAGTCTGATATATATTTTAGCGCGACAACTTAAAAACGAAACGAAGCGTTTACGCAACGCGGTCTTTTAACGTATGGACGTTCGCCTCGTTCCGCTCATCATTTCAAGCTGTCTTTTCGAAGGAAACCAGAGCGATCTCTGAACGCGATTCTATTTAGCGATTCTTGCAAAACAAATGCACGCATGGAATTCGTTTCCTGCGACCGATGCTTTACGCAACGTGACAATTGGCATTATTTTCCTGAACAAAGAACGGGTTTAGTCAAGGAGTTATACACACACTAGCTAAAATTAAACGGGCATTCAGCTTGGACGTTAACAAAACGAACGCTCTCGATAATAGTTCCTTCGACTATCGATTCGCTTTTGCACACGAACGAAAAATCGGCACTATACGTTTCTAAATAAAAATGCCATCGCTCACGCGATCGTTTCTCCAATCTTCGAAAACCAAATACCGTTCTCTCCGTTCCATCCGAACCATAGAGAATAATATTTTTCTGATCGAAATAGAAACGACGCGGCTCGCCAATAGCTGGATCAATAATTCATATCCACCCACCCGAAATAGCAACCGATCGAGTTAATCATTCGAAAAACATTCCCGCGACAGCTCGTCCCGCCACAAATATAGCCTATAAAAccgaataccgtgacgcttgaTCGCCGCCCCACTGTCATCGAGTCTTAATTTAACGCGATCCCGGCAATCGCATTGGCAGGCGGACCGCGCGAAATGAAACCGTCGTCGAGACGTTAGAAAGCGGGGAATCCCTGAATCGCGGATCGTTATTAATACCGTCCAACGGGCGTCGTTCGCCGCGCGTCCATTGAGGCTTCTCTTCGGATCGAGTAGAAATATCGCGGAAACAGTCGATGGAGGTGAGGAGGCTCGATGATCGCGGAGGACTCGACGGTGGTCCCGCGTAAAGCATACACTCGTAACCCTGCCAAGTACTTTGCAGCGCGTACATTAAAAAGATTCTCGACAACGCGTGTCGTCCCCGGGGGCTGGTAAGCCAGGAAGCCAGGGCAGCCTGCTAGCGGATTGGCAGTCGTTCGTGGGTCTTTAAAGCGAGTCGATCGCGGAGCGTGGCCACGGTCGGGTTCTGGACCGCTGGGGCTAAGTTTAGGCACAGCCAGGCAGGCAGACAGGCCATAGGACGATCGCGTAGGGAAGGGTCGCGAAAACCGCGCGCCAGTAAGACACCGTGCTTTCTCTCTCCCGGTCTCGTCTGGCTCGAGCTCGATCGCGAGGTTCGAAGGGGTCTAAGGTGGTCTGACTCGGCGGTTTCCCTTGCTTGAAGATAGCGAAACGGTCGGACTTCAGCCTCTCGAAGACGGCAGAGGCCAGCCACGTGACCAGAGAAGTGTTCCCGCGTCGGTTCGAGGAGGTGAAGTTGCAACCGTTGCCGTTGCTCGTCGACAGTGCCCGTGTCAAGGCTGAGCTCAGACAGGCCGAACGCGAAATGGCCAACATGCAAGCCCTGCGTGACGTCCAGAACATGTCCGAGGTGCAGAGCGCCCTGGAGCACGGGAAGAGCCTGCGCGGGAAATCGGCAAGGGCGATCCAGTACCATTTGTGGGCAGAGTCCCTCAAGAATCTGAGCAAGAGCCAAGAGCTGGCGGATATCAGGAAGTACCAGAGGGAGTGCGCCTCCTCGGCGAATCTCGCCTGGGACGCGAGGGAACGTTTGCGGCTGCTGGAGGACAGGTGCATGCTGGACGCGGACAGGCTCGCGGCGCCGTTAGACAGCCTCAGGAGGGATCTCAGGGGATACGAGGAGAAGTCGAGCAACTACTATCTGGACAAGAGGTATCGAGACCCGACCAGACCAAGACGATTGTACGGATGCCTGGGGATCAGGCCCGCTTGATTGAAACGACGGAGATTCTAGTAGATTAGTTGCCTCCCCGTGTGGGTAAGAGTAATGTGACACGGAACAATGGAGAGAATAAACGATACATGAGAAGCTATTCGTCTGTTTGATCCTTGGGGCTTGTAGATTCAGCTACCTTCGTATATCTTTGCTCCACATTTTAACGCTTTTTTTACCGTTTTTCAATAGAGTAGTCGCAAAATCCGATCAGCTATTTTTTTGTAGGTCTCTAGTCGGTTTTCTGTGAGAGATCACCATCAGATTAAACGATCATCCACTTTCATACGCGAAACAAATCACACGACTTGTTGGCTCGTACGATTCGTTCTCTTAGCTCACCGCGTACACCTTGATATTTCGTTCAAAAGCCGATTCGAATAGCTCAACATTTTACGCGTCGAGCTCGCTGTTCAAAGAGTCGAACGATAATCATCGCTTCGCGAGTCTCGATTCGAATACGTTACGCGCGTTTTACTCGTCACATAAATACACGTTCCACTTGTGATAACACGAATGGTAATGCCTTCGAATCCAGCGCATCTGTTGCCAAACTAACCGTGCATCCGACCATCCGTACTAACACCGCATCGGAACAGGCAAAGCACGAATCGATTGTCCATCTGCCCCCCGTTTCGAGCCTTCGAATTTGTTACTGACAAACCATCGAGCATTTTCGAACGCATCGTCCCTGAATGTTCACCCACGACGGACCTTCCTGCAAGCATAAACCAGCAAGGGTGCGAACCAAGGGCGCGAGCACCTCTCAAAGATCCAGAAATCTTGCTGTTATCGCCTGGAAACAATAATCCGGTTGTGAGAACCCTCTAAAAAACAAAACAAACAAAGCGTTTGCATTCTGGTATGTTCATACGTAACGAAATAAATTAGCAAGCAGACCAGCATCGAGATCGAGCAGCTGAACGCCCGCGTGGTCGAGGCGGAGACGAAGCTGAAGACCGAGGTGCAACGCGTCAAGAAGAAGCTGCAGATCCAGATCACCGAGCTGGAACTGTCCCTGGACGTTGCCAACAAGAACAACCTCGACCTGCAGAAGACCATCAAGAAGCAATCGCTCACCTTGACCGTAAGTGCGCAATGATCGATTGAAAGTTTATAATTAATTTCGTTCAATTTGGAGCGCGAGTATTCCGTATTGAGCAACTGTAACATTGATCTATAGGGTTCCACGGGAATGTCTTCCTGTTTAAGATATATTCCTGTTACGCGTCGGTATACTTTGCTTAACTTTGCCACTGCCAGTTTTATTTTTTCATCCAAAGCAAGCTATAACCGTCAGCGCGTAACGATTGCGTTATCTGTGATTTTATGAGAAACAATCGACATCGCGATCACTCAGAAATTGTTCTTTCAGCGCGTCAATTACTTAAGATACATTATTATTGCGCGAAATAGTTGACGAGGACATCGTGAAAGACGATTGAAGGTTTAAGCAAAGTACGTACAGAGAAATGACGAAACGTGAAAGGTGAACATAGCGCGATTACCATTTGTTTAAGCGAAACATTCCACAGCGATTGCTTCGATCGCGAGTACTGTTTTTAACTTCGTCTTGAAGTTCTGCCAAAAACACGCGACTTTTTCAGAACGTATCGATTATATTTGTTTAACGTATAAACATTGGATCATCGGCCACCTGTGGACGACGGTGTCTTTCGAGAACAATTATGCATCGTCCAAGAATGGTTGACGCGTGACGCGGACGAAGTATTAATAAAgattggcgattgtttgccaGGTAATCGTGCATTCTAAACAACCGAGTCGTTTATATTTCGCAGGAACTCCAAGCCCATTACGACGAAGTCCAACGCCAGCTGCAAGTGACCCTAGACCAACTGGGCGTCAGTCAACGACGCCTGCAATCGTTGACTGCCGAGCTTGAGGAAGTGCGCGGCAATTATGAGTCTGTAAGTGTGCCTCTGAAACTTGAGAGACGATCGCTAGAGAGAAAGTTCAACCGTAAATACGGCGGAACGTTCGTAGTATTAAATAAATAACAAACGATGTCGACGATTTCCAAAGGCCCTCCGTGCGAAGAGAACCGTCGAGCAGCAATACGAGGAGTCGGTTAGCCGTATCAACGAGTTGACCACCATAAACGTGAACATCGCCTCGTCAAAAGCGAAACTCGAGCAGGAACTGGCTACCCTGGCTGGCGATTACGAGGAAGTTACCAAGGAGCTGAGAGTGAGCGACGAGAGATACCAGCGAGTGCAGAACGAACTGAAGCACACCGTCGAGATCCTGCACGAGGAGCAAGAGCGTATCGTGAAGATCGAGGCCATCAAGAAGTCCCTCGAGATTGAGGTGAAGAATCTGTCCGTCAGACTGGAGGAGGTCGAGGCCAACGCCATCGTTGGTGGCAAACGTATCATCAGCAAACTCGAAGCTAGGGTAAGCTACAATTTTCTCATTTCCAACTTCCGAGAGGATCGTATTCGAGTAGACAACAGTAGACAGTGGAATCCATTTAATCAACGTTTCAACTTGTTTCCCTGCGCAGATCCGCGACCTGGAACTCGAGCTGGACGAAGAGAAGCGCAGACACGCCGAGACGGTGAAGATCCTCCGCAAAAAGGAGCGTAACATCAAAGAGGTGATGATCCAAGTTGAAGAGGACGCGAAGAACATTGCGTTGTTGCAAGAATCCCTGGACAAGGCCAGCCAGAAAGTGAGCATCTACAAGAGGCAGCTGCAAGAGCAGGAGGGGATGTCGCAGCAGAGCGTGACCAGGGTCCGCCGGTTCCAAAGGGAACTGGAGGCCGCTGAGGACCGTGCCGACACCGCCGAGAGCAACTTGACTCTGATCCGCGCGAAACACCGCAGCTTCGTCACCACGTCCAGCGTGCCCGGTTCTCAGGTGTACCTCGTCCAGGAGACGAGGAGTGACCTGTAAAGATACCACCGCCATCGACAATCCACCCCTCTGCCACTTCGAACGCCACCTCGTCGTCTTCAGAAACGTACGTACACGCGAGCAATTATTCGTGTTGTTCGAATCGAGTAGAATTCTGTAGCAACAATTTTGCCCGCAGGTGTAACGAACAAACGACGAACAAACGGAAGAGCCTCGATACGTCATCGTGAATTGAAAGGGCCGAGAAGAGTTTCCAACGGGCCGAGACGCGCGAAACCAATACTCGTGGAACCGTGCCGTCTGATTCGATCGAACCCACGACAGCGCCCAACGACCCGTCGTAAATTCGAGACACTTGGCCAACGAGAAGCGGTACCCGTCGCAACGAACCAAACAAAAACGCAGAATATTTAATCCCAACAGCATGGTGAAAACGGAGCATCATGATCAAACTAAATCACCGTGAAACGTCGCATTCGTCGTTATCGGAGCGAATCAATTTGAGCGAGCCAAAATAcaaatatatacacacatacatattatatataatatatacacgcaaagaaaaagaaataaatcgACAACGATTCGTTATATCTTCCTTGTATCTGTTATGCCAGCATCACGACGCGTAAGGAGCGGAAATTACGGTCCGAGTAAGTTAGGTAAACGAGAAAGAGACCGCGGAACAATTAAGCTAGAAACGAAGACGCGAGACGTGTATCATTtcactttctttctctctccttaCGCCTCTTTGATCGCGCGTGTCGCAATTGTATTTAAATGGATTAACTTTAATTCTACttctattattatattatagatAGGTACTATTGCCCATACACACAACTCTCACTGTACGACATACACGATAACCTGtgtcaaacaataatttaataaataaactgAAACACGTACGTACGAAATCGATGGAATACATTATCCCTCATTAGCTCGCCGACACAGAGATCGATTATGCTTCAATGTTGGATCGACATTAACAACAACGAAATATAACCCTCGAATGCCTGCCATTGGCACACGCATGTGCGAAGGATTTTTAAAGTAGCTCTTCTCAAAAGTGAAATCGTCCACCTCTTGAGATTACCACCCCATTTTGGTCCACCTATAGCAGAAAAACTTTTAGTCTTGTGATACAACGCGTAGGAAAGAATTAATCGTTGAGCTTCGTCTTCTTATATGAGTTTTAATGAATTTCTCTAAATCACTGTGACTAacgaataaattattttaataaaaagaTACGTGTTCGAAACATCCGCCAAGTAAACATTTCCGATTGCGTCCACAAAAATTACAAACCACCCCATTGATCATTGTAACTAACCGAGAAGATAGATCAATATTTGTGACTTCAATAAAtcgttattcatttatttaaaaaaacgcACGTTTCGTTTATTATATTCCGCATGCAAAGAGAAAGTCGAGGAAACTAAAAAGCTTGTATGAAAATGATTCTCACAAATCCTTCGGATACTTAATTGAGCGTGAACGTCCAAGATGCTCGGTCCAAACTGATGAGAACCGTGATGTCAACTGAAGTAACTTGCAAGAAAATCACTACCTGAAGAAAAAGGGACAATATGAAATACCATTATAAATTGGAAAAAGGAACTCGAACgtggaaaaataaaaatgattgTGGAGCAAACGCGTTGGTTGGGTTGGCTCgtcgaagaaagaaaaaagaattattAGTAAGGTCTGCACGGACACGAAATGCAAGAAGCATCGGGAAACTGTGTGGTTCAGCGATCAAGATTTTCCCTTTCaatattttcaggtgaaaatattgaacgtaatatattatacaatattttcATTACTCCCTTAACAATTGTTTATTTCTAtttctttggtacatatattctcgcGATACGTGACTTTACCATGCGAGTGGTACGACGTAAACGAACGAAATCACACGAGATTTCCCACTCTTCGATTTTGCCAGCTGCTATCACATATGACGTGTATATGAGTAATCGTGCAACGTAGATTGCTATGTTTCCTCGTTTTCATTGTAATCTGGTGCTCACATTACGTATACAAGTTAATTACCAAAATTTGCCGCGTAGAACCTGCAGCCCAACAAATATAGAAAAGTACTGGAGGAGATCATATTCGCGTTGTAATATTCTAAGCACCAATAGCATGGAAACGATCGATGACCCATATCTGAGGCACCTCTTCGATGGAGATCCAGTGTTTAATGTTTACAATGAACAAGCAACAAATTTATCGGTTGGTGCTCCTGGTCCGGACCTGCTCCGACACTGTGTGGAAATGATAAAAGAGGCAACAGATCATAGATTGGTAAATAATTGCGTTACGTATTAACATATTATAATTTTCTTCTTGTCCCAACTTAAATATATGTCACGAACTTGGTAAGACATTAAAAGTTTCACGATCGTGCACTATAAATTTATAGCATCGATCTAATATAAAATACGCTATATTTTAGGAAGCGGAGAAGAAAGAAGGGAAGTATTATCTCTTCCAATATGGTATCACAGCAGGTTTATGGGAATGCCGCGAAGAATTGGCGAAATTTTTAACTAAACGTTACGGTGATCCTGTAAAAAgagaaaatttaattttaacatGCGGAGCTTCGCATGGTCTGCAACTTTTATTGAACACCGTTCTCTCCCCGAACGGAGTAATTTTCGTAGAAGAAGTCACTTACATGATAGCCTTGGATGCTTTCAAACAATTTCCATTAATAAAAATAGTTCCAAGTAATACATCgtacctttttctttttttcagacGTACTAAATCGttaataaaaattgttttaaTAACAACAGCATTTAATCGCTCTATACCAAACGGGAAACATGACTAATGCTGTTGTTAATGAAATTCTTATTCACCATTGGATCGTCTTCTTAACTATATaactatataaatataataactgATAAAAGAATACTTTTTACAGTACCAATGAAAAACGATATAGTAGACTTAAACGCGTTCGAAAAAATAGTCGTAGAAGAAAAACAAAGCGGCAATTTTTTGATAAACGAACAGAAAATATTCTGGGCAATGTTTTATACGATTCCTACTTTTCATAATCCTACTGGGACAACTTTACTACCTGGTAAAACTACAAATGATAAACTTTGCAATTGTATACCGATTTGCTACACATTTACAAAATTCACTCCTTGTTTTATTTATTCAATAGCAAGTTGTAAACGTCTCGTTGAAATTGCACGAAGAAATTCCATAATGGTTGTCTGTGATGATgtatataatttattatattatggaGACGGTTTTCCACCGCGTCGATTGTTCGCTTACGATGATCCAATGGATTCTGAGTACAAAGGTGGTCATATTGTCTCCAACGGATCGCTTTCAAAAATTTTATCTCCTGCAATTCGTTTTGGGTGGATTGAATGCAGTCCACGAGTTGCCAATATTTTTAAAACCTCGTAAGTATAACATTAGTCTTCCATTATTCCATTATCCCTTATATCATCGCGAATCAgtcgtatttaatttttaagtaaaaaaatataataaattgtCTACAAATATATCCTTTAGATAATTAATTCTCAGTATTTCTAAAAAAATGTTCTAGCAATTAATGAAATTATATTATTGCTTAGATCTTTATAGACTCGTACTTTACAGAGGAATTTTGCGGAGCGGAGGTGCAGTTAATCATTACGTTTCCGGTGTCGTCACGAGTTTATTACAGCTAAATATTCAAGAAAATCATCTTAGCAAACTCATTCAAATATATAAGGTATGTTTTAAGAATCTCagttatatttaataaaaacgtTGTTATTGTTCGCGAACGACATTAACGATTCTATACAGTTTAGAAATAAGAATTACCaatacatttttttaattaacgCATAATACTTCACTCtcgtaaataaaaatattttatgtaGGAACGATTATCAGTATTATGTAGTGTATTAGATTCCCATTTACCACAATGCTGTTACTATCAAAGACCAGAAGGTGGTTACTTTGTGTGGATTCACCTCCCTTTAGGTAATGCAACATATTTTCATAGAAGACTATTTGACGTAATAACAGAAATATTCAATACCAAAtggaaatttaatttatttatagaAATAGATGGTAGTGATTTTATTAAGTGGTGCCAGAAAGAGTACAAAGTATCTGCCATACCAGGGATGCAATTCTCATATTTAAGGAGATCTCATAATTTCCTACGACTTAGTATAGGTTTTCATGGAAAAGAAGTTTTACAAACTGCTGCAAAAACTCTTTGCAAGGCACTTCTAGAGTACATTAGAAAAAATAATGACTGCGCAAAGTAGTAATGTGAGAACTTTCTAAATGTGAATGATTATGTTATTCTAAATATTTTAACTTTCTTTggtgatttctatgttttctgcaTGTAGTACATTAATTGCTATATACATACAATCTAAAATGAGATGTATAATATAAACAGAAAACACAGGAAACAATAATAACAGTGATAAATGAGATTTATTATACGTATGTAGCTTTTTAATTCATATCTATAATACAAATGATAGACTAAATGTACTGATCGTTTGACAAATCCAGCTGTTATTATGATTCACCTAAAAGTTCTTTCtcttttattttcaacaattcTTCTGCTTTTTCCATATATTCTTTATGTAAGGTGTTTATATAACTCTCAGCCCTAAAAGCTAAGTCTTCTGGTACTTTGTCTTTTTTTCTCAATGCCTTGACATGTTCATTTCTTATATCCCTAATTCTATCCTTACACTTTACCAAATATTGTTTTGCACTTTTTGCCAAATTTTCTCTATGTTGTTTTGTTACTCTAGTAAACAATACAATAACATTAATATGATAAACAAAAGCAAAATAAGCTATGTACTTAATATTAACCAAACTTACTTAGGTAATGGAATAAAAATACTAGTACCCTCTTGTTGgggatttaaattcatttgagatTTCATAAGTGTTTCTAGGATATTTGGAATCATTTGTGGAAATTCAGATACATTCAATATTATCATATTAGATTTTCTACTAACTTCAGCAACCTCTTCAAGATTATATTCTTCGCCTTCAAATGTTAAGGTTAATCCTTCTATGCTGCCCACTCGTGTGCGTAAACTTAGATGCTTTATCATATCCTGTTTAAAATTTTCAATTGCGTGCTCAAATTGTGACATCATACGATCCACCTTCACAAATTCAGCTATTTCATCAAGATCAACGTGCACCACTTTGTTTTTCTCTTTGTAACGATCTTTACTTTTTGGCAACGCATTTGTAGTAGAGAATTTATTTACATTATTCAATTTAAGCAAAAAATCAAGCAAACTAATATGTGCAGTGGTCGATTTGGATGGTGTTAGTACATTTCGGTAATTTCCCAAATAATGTAAACACCTGAAGTGCTTGATTAAAACAGTTTGTTGTATACTCTGAAGTCTTGGCAAACACAAATTCATTATTAATCTCCTTTTGATACTTCTTCTTAAATGTACGATACGGATTTGTATTATTAATCATTAACACTGTAACAGTACTTCGTTGTAATTGTTGTTAAGACTGATAGTAAGGTTAAAACATTTTAGTAAGGTTAGAAATCACCGCACTATCTTATTACATACACGATAAGAAATCATCTGTAAGTAAATAAGATCGTGACAGATTGTATGAATTTACATACATTATAtgaaatgttgtaattgatACATGGAAATAATGATATTGCTTTAAACAGGAATTACAATTTTTTATACTGAGTACGGGTTTAGAACGTAGTTCTATTTTCTGCTATTTTGTTGCACGATTGATATTTTATAGTTTGCATTTTAGTATTTAAATGTGAGTGGTCAGTATTTACAACCAGTATGGTCAGAGTTTTCGAATTGAATGTTATTATCCTTTACTTACAATGAGTCTACGACAAAATGGGTTTAATACTGTGCTCTTTCTGCTATATGTCGTCCGTTCCTTAGTTCAACTAACTAATTCAACCTAAATTTACTGTAtaaaataacctaacctaaaatgTCCCTAGAAAATATTAACTAAAACTTGATGAAATACTTACCATTTTAATTATTGCCTATTTTATGTAGTTTGTAAGGAACGAAGTGTTTCATTGAGTAGCAGGACTACTCTATTCCACATCCATGCCTGTACTTTCCCGAAACACGAGTTTGAGTGGCGTCGTCGAACAAAGATTGTGGGTGGTTTACCGAATGTTCTGTGTTAACCACTTCTATTCGGGATGTATTTTTAAGAAGCGAAGGAACCGTCTGTAGT
The window above is part of the Xylocopa sonorina isolate GNS202 chromosome 3, iyXylSono1_principal, whole genome shotgun sequence genome. Proteins encoded here:
- the LOC143422095 gene encoding paramyosin, short form encodes the protein MAGYTPPLHVPLEPKWKHWPTYIYDKNYGYGMNYYQPMLDYRECRASSLPCDYYRRRWSEPPELPWSDGRGLWEDKPVEPYSRHELIKRAIDAEDEARDHLTHFKIAKRSDFSLSKTAEASHVTREVFPRRFEEVKLQPLPLLVDSARVKAELRQAEREMANMQALRDVQNMSEVQSALEHGKSLRGKSARAIQYHLWAESLKNLSKSQELADIRKYQRECASSANLAWDARERLRLLEDRCMLDADRLAAPLDSLRRDLRGYEEKSSNYYLDKRYRDPTRPRRLYGCLGIRPA
- the LOC143422087 gene encoding 2-aminoadipate transaminase isoform X1 — protein: METIDDPYLRHLFDGDPVFNVYNEQATNLSVGAPGPDLLRHCVEMIKEATDHRLEAEKKEGKYYLFQYGITAGLWECREELAKFLTKRYGDPVKRENLILTCGASHGLQLLLNTVLSPNGVIFVEEVTYMIALDAFKQFPLIKIVPIPMKNDIVDLNAFEKIVVEEKQSGNFLINEQKIFWAMFYTIPTFHNPTGTTLLPASCKRLVEIARRNSIMVVCDDVYNLLYYGDGFPPRRLFAYDDPMDSEYKGGHIVSNGSLSKILSPAIRFGWIECSPRVANIFKTSGILRSGGAVNHYVSGVVTSLLQLNIQENHLSKLIQIYKERLSVLCSVLDSHLPQCCYYQRPEGGYFVWIHLPLGNATYFHRRLFDVITEIFNTKWKFNLFIEIDGSDFIKWCQKEYKVSAIPGMQFSYLRRSHNFLRLSIGFHGKEVLQTAAKTLCKALLEYIRKNNDCAK
- the LOC143422087 gene encoding 2-aminoadipate transaminase isoform X2, with amino-acid sequence METIDDPYLRHLFDGDPVFNVYNEQATNLSVGAPGPDLLRHCVEMIKEATDHRLEAEKKEGKYYLFQYGITAGLWECREELAKFLTKRYGDPVKRENLILTCGASHGLQLLLNTVLSPNGVIFVEEVTYMIALDAFKQFPLIKIVPIPMKNDIVDLNAFEKIVVEEKQSGNFLINEQKIFWAMFYTIPTFHNPTGTTLLPASCKRLVEIARRNSIMVVCDDVYNLLYYGDGFPPRRLFAYDDPMDSEYKGGHIVSNGSLSKILSPAIRFGWIECSPRVANIFKTSGILRSGGAVNHYVSGVVTSLLQLNIQENHLSKLIQIYKERLSVLCSVLDSHLPQCCYYQRPEGGYFVWIHLPLEIDGSDFIKWCQKEYKVSAIPGMQFSYLRRSHNFLRLSIGFHGKEVLQTAAKTLCKALLEYIRKNNDCAK
- the Mrrf1 gene encoding mitochondrial ribosome recycling factor 1, producing MNLCLPRLQSIQQTVLIKHFRCLHYLGNYRNVLTPSKSTTAHISLLDFLLKLNNVNKFSTTNALPKSKDRYKEKNKVVHVDLDEIAEFVKVDRMMSQFEHAIENFKQDMIKHLSLRTRVGSIEGLTLTFEGEEYNLEEVAEVSRKSNMIILNVSEFPQMIPNILETLMKSQMNLNPQQEGTSIFIPLPKVTKQHRENLAKSAKQYLVKCKDRIRDIRNEHVKALRKKDKVPEDLAFRAESYINTLHKEYMEKAEELLKIKEKELLGES